CGCGCCTTCAACTGCTCGATCTGCTCGACCAGTTCCTGCAGGTGCATGAAGGTGGCCGACAGCACCGAGATCGCGGTTTCGGGATGGGTCTGCAACATATCCAGAAACGCCTGCGCCGGCAGGGCCAGCAGCTGGCAATTCGTCGTCGCCTCGGCCGAGACCGGATAGACCGCCCGGCGCAGGGCGATCGGCTCTCCGAAGCTCTGGCCGCGGGTCATCACGCCCACCACCGCCTCGGTGCCGCTGGGGGCGATGCGATACAGCTTGACCCAGCCCTCGATCACCACATGAATCGCATGGGCAGTGTCGCCGTGGTGAAACACCGTCTGACCACGTTGGAACCGCCGGATCTGCGCGGCCTCCAGCAGGGTG
The Paracoccus alcaliphilus DNA segment above includes these coding regions:
- a CDS encoding Crp/Fnr family transcriptional regulator; translated protein: MVLKLSAAHRQIACQSRLFASLPPAICDTLLEAAQIRRFQRGQTVFHHGDTAHAIHVVIEGWVKLYRIAPSGTEAVVGVMTRGQSFGEPIALRRAVYPVSAEATTNCQLLALPAQAFLDMLQTHPETAISVLSATFMHLQELVEQIEQLKARSGAQRVAEFLLELCPEGCESTTVILPYDKALIAGRLGMKPESLSRAFARLREHGVRINQSSAVISSTGRLRDLSQADAAGGQSRII